In the genome of Aedes aegypti strain LVP_AGWG chromosome 2, AaegL5.0 Primary Assembly, whole genome shotgun sequence, the window CCataacaaatataaaaaaattgggTCTATTCTACGAGTTTGGTGACGTGAGAATTGTCgatctcgtatagcgaggtgacaattctcgactcgagcgaAGTGACTcttcatttgatttacacggcgagtcacttcactcgagtcgagaattgtcacctcgctacacgacaccgacaattcgcACCTCAcaccagtcgtagaataaacccaaatgagattagttttgttaaaaatgaaagCCAAACCCATTTTTTTCCATTATAAGGATGTCGCAAGGTGATTACAGATATACCGGGCACCTTCGTTGGATttaccacatttaatctgaacactttttaatttgtaccccgctaatctgcacatcgttcagattaaaaatggttcaaatggTTCGTcatttaggggtctattttataagtcgagtcgatcaaaatgactcgactggagtcactgtcgaccgaaaaatttgctcgactcagctctgtcactcgagtttttcgacagttgtcactctaagtgactggattactatgggagtcgacgtgtgacatctgaaatatgcatgcttgctttgatcgacaatacagacgagtcacatggatctgctcgatttacaaaataggccccttagTTTATGGAACAGAGTAAAGTTGAATGGAACGTTGAGAAACGGAAcccagaatcaaaacaaaacagccaaatGTGTAACCAGAGGTacgattttttgttatttgtagGGTAATTAGAAGTTCAAATGAAAGGTTAATCCCGATGGTTTCCATGAGATactgttcaaattagcgggggtgcacggtacatCTGAGATTTAGGAATCAATTTACCGAAAACAATCAACATCCAGGTTAaacaatgtagaattcataaaacatcaaACTGCTTAGAATCACATAGGTAATTAACGTCCCTTTTGAAATAGATTGGATTTGAGCCTATTACTCCCGTCCCGGGACGTACGCTACTGGGAAGACCTACCATGGTTCTGCCGAACGTGTTCCAGTATGGTAAGTTCTCTCTGGTATAAGATTAGAGCCGGTTTTTTAACATTATCTGTTACAGCGGCCTATATCAAGCATGTCGACGGCTTCTACGGGTGCTTCCGGGGGCTAAGTGCTAAGATCATCGGCAACCTGCTGAGTGCGCACTTCAGCGAAAAGATTGCCGACGAGCTGAACTTGGAGGTCGTCAAGGACTCGGACTCGAAGCGTAAGGGCAAGGAAGATCGAGGGGCTTCCGTTGATACGGAGGAAGAAGACCGACTGCTGGACGAGCAGTTCAAGAAGCAGCTGAAACGTAATCTGGTGGTGCACGCGGCCGGTGTTGCCATTTCGCAACCATTCCACGTCATTTCGATTCGCATGATGGCCCAGTTCGTCGGGCGGGAGAAGATCTACACCGGACTGTGGGCGTCGATCCGGGAGATTTGGTCGCAGGAGGGCATCTTCGGCTTCTTCAGCGGATTCGTGCCCAGGTTGTTGTGCGATCTGGGCTGTATGGTTGTGGCCAGCTCGGCGACCTACCTGGCCAGCAAGTACCTGATCCGGGAGAGGGAGGGACGCATCTACTTCTCCAGCATTTCGCAGTTTGTCTTCTCGAGCATGTTCTACCCGTACCATGTGGTGTCCACCTGTATGATTGTCAACGGTTCAAGGTGAGTTGGGATCAGCCGCTAAGGCGATCGTGGATTATTCAAATCCTTTATTTAGATATAACACTCCgaacaattcattcattcaaaaCACAATCTACAGCCTAGTGTTGCCAACTTAAACATTTACGTTACATAgtctacccaccataagtatagTCCCATTGGATTAATTTGTAGTTTGAAGTGTCTCCTTTCCTTTGATCAAGGTAATcaataaggggctgtccattaaccacgtggactttttttttattctagatACCCCCCCTCCACCCTTGTGGTCATTTGtccattcaaaaattcaaaaaaaatgtatgcacCATGGTCATTGGCCAGAACAGAACCCCCTTCCCCCCTAAAAATGACCacatggtttatggacgacccctaagccATATATTGGGCCAAGTTGTTGACAATGCaatatggtccaggaatcagttttacgcggaaagatgcattttgagctttagaatgaaacattagacaaaaacggtcttctacaaagttgtttgtataagttaagccctttgtttggtgttattgaaaattagggtggaccacattttcatagaaattgtgtaactaactttcttatttgtagaaattatattatacatgcttcagcaaagttatagaccattcaattccaagcaactttgccaaaaaaagtttttttgtatctcttaaattgactgatttagagctttttccctacggtgacatagggtggtccgaacaaaactggttttctggctctagagttttcaattcaaatttctcatcaaagtagtctatgagacacttttagagctttgaaaaatgcgtaatttggtgagtgaagaaactcgctatctccttccatttaggagttattgttggttttctctcaaaaacatgcctactttgattgtgaatatttctgattggggcaaacataaaaaatatcttttgacggcattcaaaagacaaaatgaaattgtatattatatcaaaaaatgacagatgtgttatttttgtaactctaataaaacgtcttgaaagtcaaatattttttatcacaaaaactttaataacctttgaactaaaatagatatcaacaatctttttgcatgaaaatttgcgttttgttaagttctaaaagtcgtttatagacgactttgacgagaaaataatattaataaaactagagttgaaaaactgatttggttggaccaccctgcgatgattaggaaaaaatgctctagattggtcaaattttgagctacagaaaaacttttttttggcaaagttgatcaaaatttcaagttctaccgctttgcctgagagcatataccagtatttttgcaaataaaaaagttgattatatgatatgtgtgatattgtggaccaccctagtttcaaatgacacaatatgaaagcttacatttttagaaacaattttgtagaagatcatttttgtctaaaatttcattttcatgctcaaaatgcaaaataataaagaaatacataccatgaaaatcttcaaaatagttttagagccctatctttcttatttcagatttctcgtcaaagcggtctatgaacgactttaagaacttaacaaaacgcaaattttcatgcaaaaagattgttgatagggaaagtgtaccagttatggccatagtggttccctatttggccatatacgaaatttcgatgactttcgcatttttaatctttttgaatgttttaacatcaagatatatcctatatcttaccgctaaaaaaaaaaaaacttttcaaaatgtggagacattcaagttatcacgtatggcgaaatagggaaccactatggccataactggtacacctaccctatctattttagttcaaaagttattaaagtttttctgcttaaaatcttttgtttttcaaggctttCTAttcgagttacaaaaataacacatctgtcattttttgacataatgtacaattttattttgtcttttgaatgccgtcaaaagatattttttatgtttgccccaatcataaatattcacaatcaaagtaggcatgtttttgagagaaaaacaacaataactcctaaatggaaggagatagcgagtttcttcactcaccaaattacgcattttttaaagctctaaaagtgtctcatagactactttgatgagaagtTTGAATTGagaactctagagccagaaaaccagttttgttcggaccaccctatgtcactgcaggaaaaaagctctaaatcggtcaatttaagagata includes:
- the LOC5565994 gene encoding mitochondrial carrier homolog 2, which translates into the protein MPTMPEQDDNGNDYEVGEWLRFGLRLGVTTALHPLEYAKVLMQIGFEPITPVPGRTLLGRPTMVLPNVFQYAAYIKHVDGFYGCFRGLSAKIIGNLLSAHFSEKIADELNLEVVKDSDSKRKGKEDRGASVDTEEEDRLLDEQFKKQLKRNLVVHAAGVAISQPFHVISIRMMAQFVGREKIYTGLWASIREIWSQEGIFGFFSGFVPRLLCDLGCMVVASSATYLASKYLIREREGRIYFSSISQFVFSSMFYPYHVVSTCMIVNGSRLKAGNLPNMEPYHDWRDCYARLKAAGQHKRGSSLFFRYASRPRVSKTSNSSFAPYPELKYTH